The segment CATACAAAAGATTTCTAACCCCGAAGGGGTGACATAGAAAACCCACGATTATCTTACAATCATGCCACCCCTTCGGGGTTGCTGGTTTTTGGTTGTTCATTTACTATAATCATGTCAGCCCTTCGGGCTTGGTGCGGCCTTTGGCCGCAACCAAATTCGAAATACTAAAATTTCCTCCCCCCTGTCTGCGTGCGGTGACGCACAGGCAGGGAGGCCAGGTGGGGGTGAATAAGAATTGAAAAAGAACTACGGCATAGAGCAAAAATTCTCAGAAAAAGACTTACCGATGCAGAAAAAAGTCACAAGAAAAGCATTGGTTGATTGATTGACCCACCCTCCCCTAACCCCTCCCATCGAGGGAGGGGAATTTGTCAAGCTTATGCATCTTGAAAAACGAGCACAAAAAACAAGATGTTGATGGATTGTAGTACTAAGTTTACGAAGATCACGAAGAAAATACTTTTAAAACAAATCTTTTGCCTCTATCCTTCTTCGTGCCCTTCGTGCTTTTTTTGCTTCGTGTGCTTCGTGTCTTTTTTTATCTGTGCAATCTGTGAAATCTGTGGTTTCCATCTTTTTTCTATCTGTGCAATCTGTGGTTTCCATTCCTTCAATCTGCGGTCTCAGTTATGCCTTACCAAGCGTCTTCTTGCCCGGTTTCCATTCAGCAGGGCAGAGTTCCCCTGTCTGCAACGCCCTGAGAACCCTGAGTACCTCCTCAACACTGCGCCCGACACCTAAATCATGAACAAGCTGGTACCGTAACTTTCCTTCGGGGTCAATAATAAAAGTACCCCGCAAGGCAATGCCCTTGTCCTCAAGAAGCACATCATAGTTTCGTGAAACCTCTTTTGTAATATCGCTCAGCAACGGATATGCAAGTTCTCCAAGTTCTTTCAACCATGCCTGATGAGAATAAACACTGTCAACACTCACCCCCAAAACCTGCGCATTCAGTTCCTTAAAGTCACGGTCACGTTTTGAAAACTCGGTAATTTCCGTAGGGCACACAAAGGTAAAATCGAGCGGGTAAAAAAACAGCACAACCCACTTTCCCTTGTAATCATCCAGACTTACCTCGTTGAATTTATCCCCAACAACCGCCTGCAAAGTAAACCCCGGTGCATCTTGTCCAACCTTCATATCCAACCCTCCTTAATAAATTAAATAATAACAATTACTAGTTAAATATTGTTACACATTATAGTTTCAAATAAATCAATGTCAATATCTTTCTTTACACAATTTATTTTTTTATGACAAAAAAGGTAAGCGCCATAACTTGTAACACAAGGGAGAGTAATAAATATGCATGTACATCACCATGGCGGTTCAGGTAAGCAAAGATAAGTGAACCGAAAACAAAACATTGGACAACAGAAGCAACAATATTTAGCCACGAGACAGGCTCATACGTTAATGCCCTGTTAATGCTCTTTAGTTCATTAAGCAGTGATTCGAGGATAAAATCTTTTTCCTCATATCCTTTTTCCCTGCGTGTTTTCATCATAAGGCATTCCCTGCATAACAGTATTCCGCTTTCCTGAAATTCCGCTTGCCCGGAATCTACATCTGCCTTTGATAAGCTCCTTTTGCAATTAGTACAGAGTTTAATCTCTAACATATGGTAAATGCTCCATATTTCTGATGAATGAGAAACCACAGATTATACTACTTTAAAGAAAAAAACAGGAACCACAGATTGCACAGATTTAAAAATTATAAAATGTTGGGTGGACACCGCTCACCAAATAAGACCGTTTCTGTCATTGCTTCGTCGCTTTCGCTCCTCGCAATGACGTGCGCGTGTCTTTTTTTACCACAAAGACCACGAAGTTTACGAAGCACACGAAGAAAATATTTTTAAACAAAATAAGGATTACGTAAAGTTTTGGGCATTGAGTTTTTTGTCATTTGAAATTATTTCGAAATCCGAAATCCGCAATCAGAAATTCGAATTTGGTTGCGG is part of the Candidatus Jettenia sp. AMX2 genome and harbors:
- a CDS encoding peroxiredoxin; protein product: MKVGQDAPGFTLQAVVGDKFNEVSLDDYKGKWVVLFFYPLDFTFVCPTEITEFSKRDRDFKELNAQVLGVSVDSVYSHQAWLKELGELAYPLLSDITKEVSRNYDVLLEDKGIALRGTFIIDPEGKLRYQLVHDLGVGRSVEEVLRVLRALQTGELCPAEWKPGKKTLGKA